Part of the Syntrophorhabdales bacterium genome is shown below.
GATTCAGCACAAAGCTTCTCCATGATGCGGCCGCGATGTATTTTGACAGTGGGTTCGGCGATGCCAAGCTGTGCGGCAATCTGTTTGTTCAACATACCGGCGATGACATAACGAAGAATCTCCTTCTCGCGCGGAGTGAGCCGTTCCATCCGGCTGCGGATTTCCTGTTTCTCCTGATAGCTCCCTCTCGCCTGCTTGTCTTTTTCAATGGCACGGTGCACAGCTCCCAGGAGTTGCTCGTCATCACATGGCTTGGTGAGGAAATCAGTAGCTCCCCTTTTCATGGCCTGGACGCCCATGGGAAGCTCACCGTGGCCGGTGAGGAAGATAATGGGCATCCTGTAGTCAGATCCCGTAAGCTTCTCCTGCAATTCCATGCCACTCAGGCCGGGCATCCGCACATCGAGAATGATGCACCCGACACCATCGTAGTGCTCCCGCCCCAGAAACTCCTCTGCCGACGCAAAGGCCTCCACCTCATAGCCTGCCGACTGCAAGAGATAGGAGAGGGCCGTGCGCATGGACGCATCGTCATCGACAATAAAAATGGTGGGCTTGAGCTCAGTAATCGGTAGACGGTTATCAGTCATCAGTGAGGTATAGTGCCATTCATTTTGTGTACCTTAACCCTGTCTTCCTTTGCTGTTCGCTCATTGCTGTGTCTTTCCCCGTCTTCAACTGGGTACTGATAACTGATAACTGGCCGCTGATCACTGTTTACTGATAACTGGTAGTTCAAATGAAAACATCGCCCCCCCGTCCGGAAGATTTTCAGCCGAGATGTGTCCTCCGTGTGCTTGAATGATAGATCGACTGACACTCAGACCCATCCCCATTCCCGTGTGCTTTGTTGTGAAAAATGGTTGCCAGATATCAGCCAGTTTTGCAGGATCGACACCTGGGCCGAAGTCCCGCACAGCTACCTGAATACCGCGATGGGTTGCCCCTGTTCGCAAGACAATTTTTCTCTTATCGTGTTCGCGGGGACGCTCTGACATAGCTTCCGCAGCGTTCATGATCAGGTTGAGCACGACCTGCTGCAATTGATTCTTGTCACCGAGGATGGGGGGTAGCGAGAGATCAAAGTCTCTTTCGATCGTCACATTTCGGATAATCGCTTCACTGTTAAATAGGTTTAACACATCATCCAAAACCGTATTCATGTTGAGCGGTTCTTTTGCCCTCTGTTCCCTCTTCATCATGGACCGGAGGCTTGTGATCACATCTGCAGCTCGCTTATCATCCTGTATGATATTCTGCAGTATCGTCCGGAACCTATTGAGGTCGGGTGTGTCTGACTGCAGGAAGCGAACTGCTGCCTGCGCGCTGGTCAGGATGGCGGCCAGGGGCTGGTTAAGTTCATGAGCCAGAGACGCCGTCAATTCCCCCATCCGCGTCACCCGTTCCAACTGAGACAGTTCCCGGCGGGCTTCTTGTGCTTCATCTTCAGCCCGTTTTCGCTCTGTGATATCAGTCTGCACAGAGGCGGTCTGAATAATCGCGCCGTCATTATCTCTCACTGCGCCCATGTTGATTAGCACGGTGCGTCTCTCTCCATCCCTCGTGATAACAGTCATTTCCTCGTTGGCGATTTCGCCATATTCTCTCCACCGTTTAGAAAGTTCCCTCATCCTTGGCAGGGACTCGGGAGTATAGATCGTTTCCACGGGTTTGCCAACGAGATCTTCTTTTTCGTAGCCCAGTGCTTTCAAGGCATAATCATTCACATCAAGGATCGTTCCGCCAGGGGAAATGATATAGCAATACTCTGGGGTGTGGGAAAAGAATTGCCTGAATTTCTCCTCTGAGGCGCGCAACATGGTTTCTGCCCGTCTGTGTTGCAAGGCATTAGCGAACACCTCGCTGACGAACTGAAACCGCTGCACCAGTTCTTCTGGCCAAAGACGCTCCGCTTGTGTCGACACAAGCGCGCAGGCTGCCAACGGTATCCCGCCGCTCTTAAGCGGGACGGAAAGAACAGATTTTATGCCTCTCGCAAGGCAAACCCGGCGCTCCTTTTCCGCTTCGTCCGGCAAATCATCTACCCTAGTCACTATCACCGTATTTCCCATCAGTAATTGTTGCAAATACCAGGGCATTTGTTCCTTGGAAAAAGATTCAGGGCCCGGTTCGGCCTCTGCTGAATGATATTCAAATACGCGCACGAGCCTGGTCCTGTCCTCGGAAAATACTGCTATGGTGCATCGGTCCACATCGAAGAATTCTGTGATACAACGGAGTCCCTTGTTGATTTCGGCGTCCACGTCGTCGGACGGCAGGTTCACAAATTGGGCCGAAAGATCGGAGACCAAGCGTTCGAATCGGAGACGTTCCTCAAGTTGAAGCCTTATCCGCGCGCGCTCCAGCGCATTGAGGAAGATCTCTCCAATGAGCCGCAGCCGCGGGATGAATTCTTCCGGCCAAGTGTGTTCGCTAACGACGGAATCCAACGCGATTACGTGAACAACAGGCTCCCCAATCATTATCGGTATGTATAGGCAGGATCGAATGCCCATTTCGATGTTCGTCTGTCTGTCCACGTTCGCCTCGACGGGGAGATCGTCAAGCCTGGAAAACAAATGCACCTGTCGCTTATGGACCAGCTTGTCATACGCATACGGCAAGAGTGATACGGGAAGCTCCACCATCGCCGGAACCGGCCGGCCGGCCTTTGTGACGGCAGCGTGGGTTGCGTGCCATAAGTCCTTCCCCGGCCATACCTGTAGCAGCGCACAGCGCTCGACCTTGAAAAATTCGAGAATCTGCCTAAGGCCACACTCAATTTGAGCATTTACCTGATCGGGAGATACGTTCGTGAACCTGGCCGAG
Proteins encoded:
- a CDS encoding response regulator transcription factor; translated protein: MTDNRLPITELKPTIFIVDDDASMRTALSYLLQSAGYEVEAFASAEEFLGREHYDGVGCIILDVRMPGLSGMELQEKLTGSDYRMPIIFLTGHGELPMGVQAMKRGATDFLTKPCDDEQLLGAVHRAIEKDKQARGSYQEKQEIRSRMERLTPREKEILRYVIAGMLNKQIAAQLGIAEPTVKIHRGRIMEKLCAESVADLVRLAEKAGIASPEQ
- a CDS encoding PAS domain S-box protein is translated as MHEGSETKRQLPSEIEELRKRLEERLKFETLLADLSARFINVSADLLDAEIKDVQRRICEWLDLDVSTLWQLSADHSGPLLLTHLYAPKDFPPVPELMDGKEVFPWCVEKLFQRENVILSRVTDAPAAAARDLDGWRHYGIKSVLTLPLSAGGGPVYGALSFSSIRKKRDWPIEFVSRLQLVAEIFANALARRRAQETIRKSEAKYRRLYESMMDGFVLVSMEGMITDYNESYRQMTGYASEELLSLTYQDLTPEKWHDFEQKIIEQQVLIQQYSEVYEKEYRKKDGTIFPVELRTFLLKDETGSNTGMWAIVRDVSERKLAEEVLDERLRFERLLSDLSARFTNVSPDQVNAQIECGLRQILEFFKVERCALLQVWPGKDLWHATHAAVTKAGRPVPAMVELPVSLLPYAYDKLVHKRQVHLFSRLDDLPVEANVDRQTNIEMGIRSCLYIPIMIGEPVVHVIALDSVVSEHTWPEEFIPRLRLIGEIFLNALERARIRLQLEERLRFERLVSDLSAQFVNLPSDDVDAEINKGLRCITEFFDVDRCTIAVFSEDRTRLVRVFEYHSAEAEPGPESFSKEQMPWYLQQLLMGNTVIVTRVDDLPDEAEKERRVCLARGIKSVLSVPLKSGGIPLAACALVSTQAERLWPEELVQRFQFVSEVFANALQHRRAETMLRASEEKFRQFFSHTPEYCYIISPGGTILDVNDYALKALGYEKEDLVGKPVETIYTPESLPRMRELSKRWREYGEIANEEMTVITRDGERRTVLINMGAVRDNDGAIIQTASVQTDITERKRAEDEAQEARRELSQLERVTRMGELTASLAHELNQPLAAILTSAQAAVRFLQSDTPDLNRFRTILQNIIQDDKRAADVITSLRSMMKREQRAKEPLNMNTVLDDVLNLFNSEAIIRNVTIERDFDLSLPPILGDKNQLQQVVLNLIMNAAEAMSERPREHDKRKIVLRTGATHRGIQVAVRDFGPGVDPAKLADIWQPFFTTKHTGMGMGLSVSRSIIQAHGGHISAENLPDGGAMFSFELPVISKQ